A portion of the Paenibacillus marchantiae genome contains these proteins:
- a CDS encoding ribonuclease — protein sequence MVVKKWLGGLLFILATILFTGCSLETVSLNGSSQENATLTPFDEVAKYISEHNELPENYITKKEARELGWEPSKGNLEKVAPGKSIGGDVFQNREGLLPKKKGRTWYEADINYSGGTRGSDRILYSNDGLIYKTTDHYRTFEQIE from the coding sequence ATGGTTGTAAAAAAGTGGTTAGGTGGTTTACTTTTTATTCTGGCGACCATCCTGTTTACAGGCTGCTCACTCGAAACGGTTTCATTAAATGGCTCATCTCAAGAGAATGCAACTCTAACGCCATTTGATGAAGTAGCCAAGTATATTTCGGAGCATAATGAACTCCCGGAAAATTATATAACCAAGAAAGAAGCTAGAGAATTAGGATGGGAGCCTAGCAAAGGTAATTTGGAAAAAGTGGCTCCAGGCAAAAGCATTGGCGGTGACGTATTTCAAAATCGAGAAGGGCTGTTGCCCAAGAAAAAAGGAAGGACTTGGTACGAAGCAGATATTAACTATTCGGGAGGAACGCGGGGCAGTGATCGGATTTTATACTCCAATGATGGATTAATCTATAAAACAACCGATCATTATCGTACGTTCGAGCAAATCGAATAG
- a CDS encoding NtaA/DmoA family FMN-dependent monooxygenase (This protein belongs to a clade of FMN-dependent monooxygenases, within a broader family of flavin-dependent oxidoreductases, the luciferase-like monooxygenase (LMM) family, some of whose members use coenzyme F420 rather than FMN.) translates to MTSNRQLCIGLSLNATWNKGDGWRHPDSGVEQTGTIDYYIHWAKMAENSKLDFLFRADYLYISPQMLGDSSNFGSTDPTLFFAAIARETNRIGLVTTISTTFNPPYVVARQLQSLNWLSNGRAGWNIVTSIEGADNFGNSPMPSPEERYAKAIEFTEVVCKLWDSFPNEAIVIDRESGMFSDKEKVTAIHHSGEFFNVKGPLTLPSHPSGTIPLFQAGASDIGRNFASSVADAIFAAMPDLESGVELRSDLRKRAVEHGRDPNTIKVLPGLFFFLADTHEEALELHKAAHAHLSLERRHGSLKSLMGLDLSSFPLDQRVTEDMLPDPDQAVRSRTHAELLRRYITKYQPTVKDILNRPEVVGSAHWVSVGTVETVMNDIIERVEAGAIDGFIALPGGSEKSMEIFFEKLIPKLVERGLFRSEYTGETLRDHLGNS, encoded by the coding sequence ATGACTTCAAACAGACAACTATGTATTGGATTGTCCTTAAATGCAACATGGAATAAAGGTGACGGTTGGCGGCACCCGGATAGCGGAGTAGAGCAGACAGGAACCATTGACTATTATATTCATTGGGCAAAAATGGCGGAGAACTCTAAGCTCGATTTTCTTTTCAGAGCTGATTATCTGTATATTAGCCCGCAGATGTTAGGCGATTCTTCCAATTTCGGCAGCACAGATCCTACTTTGTTTTTTGCAGCAATAGCTCGTGAAACCAACCGCATCGGACTCGTTACGACCATTTCTACCACGTTTAATCCGCCTTATGTTGTTGCCCGGCAGCTTCAGTCCTTAAACTGGCTAAGTAATGGGCGTGCCGGGTGGAATATTGTCACTTCTATTGAAGGCGCCGATAATTTCGGGAATTCGCCAATGCCATCACCGGAAGAACGGTATGCAAAGGCAATAGAATTTACGGAAGTGGTATGCAAGCTTTGGGATAGTTTTCCGAATGAGGCTATTGTTATTGACCGTGAGTCAGGCATGTTTTCAGATAAGGAAAAAGTGACTGCTATTCATCATTCCGGTGAATTTTTCAATGTAAAAGGGCCACTCACTTTACCTTCTCATCCATCGGGAACCATTCCTCTGTTTCAAGCTGGTGCTTCGGATATTGGACGGAATTTTGCTTCTTCCGTAGCGGATGCTATTTTTGCGGCAATGCCGGATCTTGAATCGGGCGTGGAATTGCGAAGTGATTTGAGAAAAAGAGCTGTAGAACATGGGCGCGATCCGAACACGATTAAAGTTTTGCCGGGGTTATTTTTTTTCCTGGCCGATACGCACGAAGAAGCGCTTGAATTACATAAGGCTGCTCATGCCCATTTAAGTCTTGAGCGCAGACACGGATCTTTGAAATCGTTGATGGGTCTTGATTTAAGCAGTTTCCCCTTAGATCAACGCGTAACCGAGGATATGCTGCCTGATCCTGATCAGGCTGTTCGCAGTCGCACACATGCTGAGCTGTTGCGCCGTTATATTACAAAATATCAGCCTACAGTAAAAGATATCCTGAATCGGCCTGAGGTTGTCGGATCTGCCCATTGGGTATCTGTGGGAACAGTCGAGACTGTAATGAATGATATTATTGAGCGGGTTGAGGCTGGTGCTATTGATGGATTCATCGCCCTGCCAGGCGGTTCAGAAAAATCGATGGAAATATTTTTTGAAAAGCTGATTCCAAAGTTAGTTGAAAGAGGTCTGTTCAGAAGTGAATATACCGGGGAAACGTTGCGAGATCATTTAGGAAATTCATA
- a CDS encoding FAD-dependent oxidoreductase, which translates to MSNKNARIAIIGGGPSGLTLARILQQNGMKATVYEREPSSNSRQQGGTLDMHPESGQYALEVAGLIKEFEVNARYEGQDLRLLDKTGKVYWDEISGPEDNHRPEIDRGVLRKLLLDSIEPNTIKWGHHLKSINSLDNGQLELHFENEHTELVDLVVGADGAFSRVREFLSDVQPIYTGISAVEMGISNVDEIHPDLAEFNGKGSMFAFQDQKAIMAQLNGDGRIRVYLAFRIEKEWLDNCGIKFEQPTMAKESLLQLLSDWSDDLKNYIRYSDGEMLPRRIYMLPIDYSWTHKDGVTLIGDSAHLMSPFAGKGANIAMLDAAELGLSLANHSDLKTALEHYEKKMFAYSSKATLESDMNLKLSFSHNAAHKFLDIILRDSTGKLREVKTRS; encoded by the coding sequence ATGTCAAATAAAAATGCCCGTATTGCTATCATTGGTGGAGGTCCTTCTGGATTAACGCTTGCTCGAATTCTGCAGCAAAATGGAATGAAAGCTACTGTATATGAGCGTGAACCATCCTCCAACTCTCGTCAACAAGGCGGCACACTTGATATGCATCCTGAGTCAGGTCAATATGCATTGGAGGTAGCTGGACTGATAAAAGAATTCGAAGTGAATGCTCGTTATGAAGGCCAAGACTTAAGGCTTCTGGATAAAACCGGAAAAGTCTATTGGGACGAAATATCAGGTCCCGAAGATAACCATAGACCTGAGATAGATCGTGGCGTACTTCGCAAATTGTTATTGGATTCTATTGAACCAAACACAATAAAATGGGGCCATCATCTAAAAAGTATAAATTCACTAGACAACGGTCAGCTTGAGTTGCATTTTGAGAATGAGCATACAGAACTTGTAGATCTTGTTGTTGGTGCTGACGGTGCCTTTTCAAGAGTTCGCGAGTTTCTCTCGGATGTGCAGCCGATCTACACAGGAATAAGCGCGGTTGAGATGGGGATATCAAATGTTGATGAAATTCACCCAGATTTAGCTGAATTCAACGGGAAAGGGAGTATGTTTGCATTCCAAGATCAAAAAGCGATTATGGCTCAGCTTAATGGTGACGGCCGCATCCGAGTTTATTTGGCTTTCAGGATTGAAAAAGAATGGCTGGATAATTGCGGTATTAAATTTGAACAACCAACAATGGCAAAAGAATCTCTGCTCCAATTATTATCCGATTGGAGTGATGACTTGAAAAATTACATTCGTTATTCTGATGGCGAGATGTTGCCTCGTAGAATCTATATGTTGCCAATCGACTACAGCTGGACGCATAAGGACGGGGTCACTCTCATAGGAGATTCTGCGCATTTAATGTCTCCATTTGCAGGAAAAGGAGCGAATATTGCCATGCTTGATGCAGCTGAGTTAGGCTTATCTCTTGCTAATCACAGCGATCTAAAAACGGCTTTAGAGCACTACGAGAAAAAAATGTTTGCATATAGCTCTAAAGCAACACTGGAGTCTGATATGAATCTTAAGCTCAGCTTCTCACATAATGCAGCACATAAGTTTCTGGATATTATCCTTAGAGATTCGACAGGGAAACTTAGAGAGGTAAAAACAAGATCTTAA
- a CDS encoding phosphotransferase family protein, whose protein sequence is MLEILKDVIPVPKVLDIWYGDESNTGALLLSAIQGVPCSENMDEKLSFQMGVYHAMLHEVKTPGYGYHSTDGFNILDQNNWRLHIKNNFEKWKEPCKELLEPALYERCILHFDGVFSALPDPDGPCLVHMDFRPGNILVNGNKVTGIIDFESARGGSSEIDFTKINRYIWEVNPRTKSPYFEGYQTIRNMLNLEIVLPFYNFYDAFSAVVWCKNRGVERNQSFLQESIEVLKKSVSY, encoded by the coding sequence ATGCTTGAAATATTGAAGGACGTCATACCTGTTCCTAAGGTATTGGACATTTGGTATGGGGATGAAAGTAATACTGGAGCATTGCTTCTCTCTGCAATTCAAGGGGTGCCTTGTTCAGAAAATATGGATGAAAAGCTATCTTTTCAAATGGGTGTATATCATGCAATGCTTCATGAGGTAAAAACTCCAGGATATGGATACCATTCAACCGATGGATTTAATATTCTTGACCAAAATAATTGGAGACTACATATCAAAAATAATTTTGAAAAGTGGAAAGAGCCCTGCAAAGAGCTCCTCGAACCAGCATTGTATGAACGATGTATTCTTCATTTTGATGGCGTGTTCTCTGCTTTACCTGATCCTGACGGACCCTGTTTGGTACATATGGATTTTCGACCTGGAAATATATTGGTGAATGGTAACAAGGTTACTGGCATTATTGATTTTGAGAGTGCTCGGGGTGGCTCCTCTGAAATAGACTTTACTAAAATCAATAGATATATTTGGGAAGTAAACCCGAGAACGAAGTCCCCGTACTTCGAAGGTTATCAAACCATTCGGAACATGTTAAATCTCGAAATCGTATTGCCGTTTTATAATTTCTATGATGCTTTCAGTGCCGTTGTTTGGTGTAAAAACAGAGGAGTTGAAAGAAATCAATCGTTCCTTCAGGAAAGTATAGAAGTATTGAAGAAATCAGTCAGTTACTGA
- a CDS encoding GNAT family N-acetyltransferase, whose translation MHRKQNLKMKKVDLSHLEQYSQLLRYVFQVTHNDLHKHGWKESEILHEKSPVLQQADVLGWFDGEKLISQVSIYPFEVRIFNETYAMGGVTGVGTFPEYSGQGLMNKLLLQALTNMREQQQSISYLYPYSIPYYRRKGWEIISDKIVFEVQDFQLPKNKPVPGDVARVEPDSEDVKVAYERFSMQTHGAMLRKELAWSEYWRWDSDDLTAAVYYGEDGQPEGYILYWIEEEVFHVKDMIFIHEEARSGLWNFISAHFSMISKVVGNIHTDEQLAFLLEDADIKETISPYFMARIVDIEQFISKYPFKPAAMDREWTFTLQDPLLSWNQGTFTLQIEPNGSGRVIRSQSRRSEDSISIQTMTTMLLGYKRPEYLHKIGRIKCDPETLDLLEDAIEQQAPYFSDYF comes from the coding sequence ATGCATCGTAAGCAAAATTTAAAAATGAAAAAAGTAGACTTATCACATTTAGAACAATATAGTCAACTGTTACGCTATGTATTTCAAGTTACTCATAATGATCTTCACAAACATGGCTGGAAAGAAAGCGAAATTCTCCATGAAAAATCACCTGTCTTACAACAAGCAGATGTACTTGGATGGTTCGATGGAGAAAAACTGATTTCTCAGGTATCCATATATCCATTTGAAGTTCGGATATTTAACGAAACATACGCTATGGGTGGCGTCACTGGTGTGGGGACTTTTCCGGAATATTCGGGTCAAGGCTTAATGAATAAACTGCTGCTGCAAGCTCTCACCAATATGCGTGAACAGCAACAATCCATTTCTTACTTGTATCCTTACTCCATACCGTATTATCGCCGTAAAGGGTGGGAGATCATTTCTGATAAAATCGTGTTTGAGGTTCAAGACTTCCAATTACCCAAAAACAAACCTGTTCCTGGTGATGTGGCACGTGTAGAACCCGACAGCGAAGATGTGAAGGTGGCTTATGAACGCTTTTCAATGCAAACCCATGGAGCCATGCTGCGGAAAGAACTGGCGTGGAGTGAGTATTGGCGATGGGATTCAGATGATTTAACTGCAGCTGTCTATTATGGAGAAGACGGTCAACCGGAGGGCTACATTTTATATTGGATTGAAGAAGAAGTGTTCCACGTCAAAGATATGATCTTCATTCATGAAGAGGCACGAAGTGGACTGTGGAATTTCATTAGTGCGCATTTTTCAATGATATCTAAAGTGGTAGGCAATATTCATACCGATGAACAGCTTGCCTTTTTGCTGGAAGATGCGGATATTAAGGAAACCATTTCACCTTACTTTATGGCACGGATCGTGGACATTGAGCAATTTATCTCAAAATATCCGTTCAAACCCGCAGCGATGGATAGAGAGTGGACGTTTACGTTGCAAGATCCGTTGCTGTCTTGGAATCAAGGCACATTTACTCTACAGATTGAACCGAATGGAAGCGGAAGAGTAATTCGGAGTCAAAGTCGACGTAGTGAAGATAGCATAAGTATCCAAACCATGACGACCATGTTGTTAGGTTATAAGCGTCCTGAGTATTTGCATAAGATTGGCCGTATTAAATGTGATCCAGAAACGCTTGATTTGTTAGAAGATGCTATTGAGCAGCAGGCGCCTTACTTTTCGGATTACTTTTAA
- a CDS encoding helix-turn-helix domain-containing protein: MNEINLASILVAKRREKGLTQDAVAAFIGVSKASVSKWETGQSYPDITFLPRLAAYFNISIDELMGYSPQMEQSDIAKLYTRLANDFAALPFDEVIAECTAIIKKYYACFPLLLQMVKLYTNHFTLARTQEQKETLLNESVTLCERIQGESGDMHLSNDAILYQSVCCLALRSPQRVFDLLGETVRPVMPKGVLISQAYQLMGNIGKAKETLQAELYQHVMAVFQGLLNVLQLNINNIEKAEAAFMRASDFARIFDMKRLNPNNVILLYALGAHLYCVNKSPEKSIELLEKYVETCMEGFFPFELHGDSFFDLIDPWLKDFDVAAPRSEQVIKNSMMRDVLMNPAFDSLCEVPEYQRLVQKMNHFLEETC, translated from the coding sequence ATGAACGAAATTAATTTAGCATCGATCCTTGTAGCAAAACGCAGAGAAAAAGGATTAACACAGGATGCGGTTGCTGCATTTATCGGTGTTTCCAAAGCGTCTGTTTCCAAGTGGGAAACGGGACAAAGCTATCCTGACATCACATTTCTGCCACGGCTTGCGGCCTATTTTAATATTAGCATTGATGAATTGATGGGTTATTCCCCGCAAATGGAGCAGTCGGACATCGCAAAGCTTTACACCCGACTGGCCAATGATTTTGCTGCCCTTCCTTTTGATGAGGTAATCGCTGAATGTACGGCGATCATCAAAAAATATTACGCCTGCTTTCCGCTTTTATTGCAAATGGTTAAGCTGTACACCAATCACTTCACGCTGGCGAGAACACAAGAGCAAAAAGAGACTCTTCTTAACGAAAGCGTGACCCTGTGTGAACGGATTCAGGGCGAAAGTGGCGATATGCACCTTTCCAACGATGCGATTTTGTATCAATCGGTTTGTTGTTTGGCGTTAAGGAGCCCGCAGCGGGTCTTCGATTTACTTGGGGAGACTGTCCGGCCCGTGATGCCAAAGGGTGTGTTAATTTCACAGGCATATCAGCTTATGGGCAACATCGGCAAAGCCAAAGAAACCTTGCAGGCTGAACTGTATCAACACGTAATGGCAGTCTTTCAAGGGCTACTGAACGTCCTACAACTAAATATTAATAATATCGAAAAAGCCGAAGCAGCTTTTATGAGAGCGTCCGATTTTGCACGGATTTTTGATATGAAACGGCTAAATCCCAACAATGTCATTCTGCTTTACGCACTAGGCGCTCATCTATATTGCGTGAACAAATCACCCGAAAAATCGATTGAACTACTTGAAAAATATGTGGAAACCTGCATGGAAGGATTCTTTCCTTTTGAGCTTCATGGAGATTCCTTTTTTGATCTGATTGATCCGTGGCTGAAAGATTTCGACGTCGCCGCTCCCCGCAGCGAGCAGGTTATAAAGAATAGCATGATGAGGGATGTGCTGATGAATCCAGCATTCGATTCTTTATGTGAAGTTCCCGAATATCAACGACTAGTTCAGAAAATGAATCATTTTTTAGAAGAAACATGTTAA
- the dapA gene encoding 4-hydroxy-tetrahydrodipicolinate synthase: MMNEQHVQGIYIPVIAPFTDDHKLDIESYRKYVTHLAKHDIQGLVVNGTTGESPTVSWDEVKQMVEVTKEILISLNKTIPLVVGTGTNDTYSTVHRTEMAAELGADAALVVTPYYNRPTQEGILEHFSNASRTGLPILVYEIPARTGSRMTLDTMRKVMDLDGVIGLKDSTGGLDLLLALTQYETKPVLCGEDAYFHAMLCQGAAGGMVASANIHTQRYVDVYQRFVSGDVNASRDSFKQLQPLISDVFAEPAPASIKWWLAQQQLIASAKLRLPLTAASEKAKQRLSDTLAEMVIPS; encoded by the coding sequence ATGATGAACGAACAACATGTTCAAGGAATTTATATACCGGTAATTGCCCCTTTTACGGATGACCACAAACTCGACATTGAATCGTATCGCAAATATGTTACCCATCTTGCCAAACACGACATTCAGGGATTGGTCGTAAACGGCACGACAGGAGAATCTCCGACTGTCTCCTGGGATGAAGTAAAGCAGATGGTGGAAGTAACGAAAGAGATTTTGATAAGTCTGAACAAAACCATTCCCCTCGTCGTGGGAACAGGAACCAATGATACCTATTCGACGGTTCATCGGACCGAAATGGCCGCTGAATTAGGAGCAGATGCTGCTCTGGTGGTCACTCCTTATTACAACAGACCGACGCAAGAAGGAATTCTTGAGCATTTTTCCAACGCGTCCCGGACAGGATTGCCGATTCTAGTCTATGAGATTCCGGCTCGAACCGGTAGTCGCATGACCTTGGATACAATGAGAAAAGTCATGGATCTGGATGGGGTTATTGGCCTGAAGGACAGCACTGGCGGTTTGGATCTGCTGCTGGCGCTAACCCAATATGAGACGAAGCCTGTACTTTGCGGCGAGGATGCGTATTTCCATGCGATGCTATGTCAAGGTGCCGCAGGCGGGATGGTGGCCTCTGCCAATATTCATACCCAAAGGTATGTGGACGTGTATCAACGCTTTGTATCTGGTGACGTGAATGCATCAAGAGACAGCTTTAAGCAACTGCAACCGCTGATTAGTGACGTGTTTGCAGAGCCTGCTCCAGCCTCGATCAAATGGTGGCTGGCTCAGCAACAGCTGATTGCTTCTGCAAAACTGCGTCTGCCGCTGACTGCCGCATCGGAAAAAGCAAAACAAAGGTTGTCGGATACACTCGCAGAGATGGTCATACCTTCTTAA
- a CDS encoding alpha/beta hydrolase family protein — translation MNEKLIIGKETNYPLNGILSLPEDCSSKVPAVVLVHGSGPADMDEKVGNNFPFKDLAEGLSDKGIAVLRYDKRTFVYGKEMKNDTGLSVKEETIEDAILAADLLRKDPRIDTNQIFIIGHSLGGMLAPRIDAEGGHFAGIIIMGGSPRKLEEILMDQNNDVLDSLNKFLKMIAKKQIAALSAKFDKIYKLSDEEAKSTVVLGKYSRAFYFKEMGEHPSINYLNVLDKPVLILQGDQDFHVSVDKDFKVYKDLLGEKPNVTFKLYPNLNHLFMPAVYGEILKMKKEYKVAQHVDKNVINDISEWIHSI, via the coding sequence ATGAACGAAAAACTAATCATTGGCAAAGAAACGAATTATCCTCTAAATGGAATTTTGTCACTGCCGGAGGATTGCTCATCAAAAGTTCCGGCAGTGGTACTAGTACATGGCTCTGGCCCTGCAGATATGGATGAAAAGGTGGGGAATAACTTCCCTTTTAAAGACCTCGCCGAAGGGTTGTCAGACAAAGGAATCGCCGTGCTGCGATATGACAAAAGAACATTCGTCTATGGAAAAGAAATGAAAAACGATACCGGCTTATCCGTTAAAGAAGAAACGATTGAAGATGCTATCCTCGCAGCAGATTTATTGCGCAAAGACCCACGTATTGATACCAACCAAATATTCATTATAGGTCATAGTTTAGGCGGGATGTTAGCTCCACGAATTGATGCAGAAGGTGGACATTTTGCTGGGATCATTATTATGGGTGGGTCTCCACGCAAGTTAGAAGAGATTCTAATGGATCAAAACAACGATGTTTTAGACTCATTAAATAAGTTTTTGAAAATGATTGCGAAGAAACAAATAGCAGCACTATCAGCTAAGTTTGATAAAATTTATAAATTAAGTGATGAAGAAGCGAAATCAACTGTGGTTTTGGGGAAATATTCTAGAGCCTTCTACTTCAAAGAGATGGGAGAACATCCCTCCATTAATTACCTTAACGTATTAGATAAACCCGTACTCATTTTGCAAGGAGATCAAGATTTCCATGTATCCGTAGACAAAGATTTTAAGGTTTACAAAGACCTATTGGGTGAAAAACCAAACGTAACGTTTAAACTTTATCCCAACTTAAATCATTTATTTATGCCAGCTGTTTATGGAGAAATATTAAAAATGAAAAAAGAGTACAAAGTTGCACAACATGTAGATAAGAACGTGATCAATGACATTTCCGAATGGATTCATTCAATTTAG
- a CDS encoding alpha/beta hydrolase — MNEPKSRSRHLIDQEIISAIDLIPATDLSAATLMEARKSQTKMMQQIDVTQLFPVTFEERAVPSYFGGPDIRIEIIKPLQPKNSKMPLYYSIHGGGMVMGSPVGERQSNAALAVQHGFCCVSVYYRLAPEHIQPSQLQDCYSGLKWCIEHAEELGIDTEKVALAGSSAGSGLAAGLALYIRDQKEFDIHHLRLRSPMLDDRTSILPDHPYAGEFVWTKKSNYFGWKSVLGHEPGQEETSEYYVPARAKSLAGLPPTYMSIGSIDLFIDETLLFAKQLAFDGVLIELQVLPGYHHLAPMFPNAHFSQIGATSSEYALLKALELL, encoded by the coding sequence ATGAATGAACCAAAAAGCAGAAGCAGACATCTGATCGATCAGGAGATAATAAGTGCAATTGATTTAATACCAGCCACCGATCTTTCCGCTGCCACACTAATGGAAGCACGGAAAAGTCAAACAAAAATGATGCAGCAAATCGATGTAACGCAGCTGTTTCCAGTCACATTCGAAGAAAGGGCGGTTCCAAGTTATTTTGGTGGTCCTGATATTCGTATCGAAATTATTAAACCCCTCCAACCAAAGAACAGTAAGATGCCGTTATATTATTCGATTCATGGTGGGGGAATGGTTATGGGCAGTCCGGTCGGTGAACGCCAAAGCAATGCGGCACTGGCTGTGCAACATGGTTTTTGCTGTGTATCTGTTTACTATCGGCTAGCGCCAGAACATATTCAGCCAAGTCAATTACAGGATTGTTATTCCGGCCTGAAATGGTGCATCGAGCATGCCGAGGAATTAGGGATAGATACCGAAAAAGTCGCTCTTGCAGGCAGCAGCGCCGGTAGTGGATTAGCAGCGGGGTTAGCCCTGTACATTCGCGACCAGAAGGAATTCGACATCCATCATCTAAGACTGCGCAGCCCAATGCTCGATGACCGTACAAGTATTTTGCCAGACCATCCTTATGCCGGCGAGTTTGTTTGGACCAAAAAAAGCAATTATTTCGGCTGGAAATCTGTCTTAGGTCACGAACCCGGACAAGAGGAAACAAGTGAATATTACGTGCCAGCGCGTGCAAAATCTCTTGCCGGTTTACCTCCCACTTATATGAGCATAGGCAGCATTGATTTGTTCATAGATGAAACCTTATTATTTGCCAAACAACTTGCCTTTGACGGTGTTTTGATCGAATTGCAAGTACTTCCTGGATATCATCATTTGGCGCCAATGTTTCCGAATGCACATTTTTCTCAAATAGGTGCCACCTCTAGTGAGTATGCCTTGTTGAAAGCTCTGGAGTTACTTTGA
- a CDS encoding LysR family transcriptional regulator, with the protein MDLIYLQTFREVAIRESFTRAAEVLGYAQSSVTTQIQKLEKAYQVKLFERYSNNKIRLTSAGEELFKLAGQMLELFEQSKEKMAKQGGGSLTIGTMDSIASYFLPPYMQATRKEYPDLNIRLHTNREGLILHQVREGEADIGLILADDSSDPALQWITIRQEPLLLIVHPQHPLIAKTQIELNDLKDMEWIMPEDTCNYRQLLERVLRANSIPYRIGLELGNPEAIKRSIKSGEGISILPQMAVMEEIERGELKALPLEHAELQLEIQLVLHPKKWVSNALHDFMESLKK; encoded by the coding sequence TTGGATTTAATCTATCTTCAGACGTTTAGAGAAGTCGCAATTCGCGAGAGCTTCACCAGAGCTGCAGAGGTGCTGGGTTATGCACAATCCAGTGTTACTACGCAAATTCAGAAGCTGGAAAAAGCATATCAAGTCAAACTGTTTGAACGCTATAGCAATAACAAGATTCGTCTGACTTCTGCCGGGGAAGAGCTGTTCAAGCTTGCCGGACAGATGTTGGAATTGTTTGAGCAGTCCAAGGAAAAAATGGCGAAGCAGGGTGGTGGCTCCTTAACGATCGGTACGATGGACTCTATCGCTTCTTACTTTTTACCTCCATATATGCAAGCCACCCGTAAGGAATACCCGGATCTGAACATACGACTGCATACGAATCGTGAGGGGTTAATTTTGCATCAGGTCAGGGAAGGTGAAGCCGATATTGGACTTATTCTCGCAGATGATTCGAGCGATCCGGCTTTGCAGTGGATTACCATTCGCCAAGAACCGCTTTTGCTGATCGTCCATCCGCAGCATCCGCTGATCGCCAAAACGCAGATTGAATTGAATGATCTAAAGGATATGGAATGGATCATGCCTGAAGATACCTGTAATTACAGGCAGCTGCTTGAAAGAGTGCTTCGCGCAAATTCAATCCCTTATCGGATCGGTCTGGAACTTGGCAATCCGGAAGCGATCAAAAGAAGTATTAAGTCAGGTGAGGGTATTTCGATTCTGCCGCAAATGGCTGTAATGGAAGAAATCGAGCGGGGGGAGCTGAAAGCCTTACCCCTTGAACATGCAGAGCTTCAACTCGAAATTCAACTCGTTCTTCATCCGAAAAAGTGGGTATCCAACGCACTGCACGATTTTATGGAAAGCTTGAAAAAGTAA
- a CDS encoding barstar family protein has protein sequence MKTVVINGKDIHGKEELHDVLQTSLELGQTYGRNLDALWDCLTGFLPMPLTIQWIDFEASRKSLGEYADQLLDLMHEAEEEMEGFTLDLKN, from the coding sequence ATGAAGACAGTAGTCATCAATGGAAAGGACATTCATGGAAAAGAAGAGTTACATGATGTCCTTCAGACCAGTCTTGAGTTAGGTCAAACGTATGGGCGGAATTTGGACGCATTATGGGATTGCCTAACTGGATTTCTTCCTATGCCACTTACCATTCAGTGGATTGATTTTGAGGCAAGTCGGAAGTCTCTTGGAGAGTACGCAGATCAGTTGCTGGACCTGATGCATGAAGCGGAAGAAGAAATGGAAGGATTTACATTGGACTTAAAAAATTAA
- a CDS encoding CD3324 family protein — protein MKYTNAKKILPEKLIIMIQEYVQGETIYIPKQEKEYNHWGSLSGGRQWLDHRNATIRQAFKSNSSIEQLAKDYFLSVETIKKIVYSKNK, from the coding sequence GTGAAATATACAAACGCTAAAAAAATATTGCCCGAAAAGTTAATAATAATGATTCAAGAGTATGTCCAGGGAGAGACGATTTACATCCCAAAACAGGAAAAGGAATATAATCATTGGGGAAGTTTGAGTGGCGGAAGGCAATGGTTAGATCACCGAAATGCCACTATTAGACAAGCCTTTAAGAGTAATAGCAGCATTGAGCAACTTGCTAAGGACTACTTTCTCTCTGTTGAAACCATTAAGAAAATTGTTTATTCCAAAAATAAGTAG